A stretch of the Siniperca chuatsi isolate FFG_IHB_CAS linkage group LG24, ASM2008510v1, whole genome shotgun sequence genome encodes the following:
- the cdadc1 gene encoding cytidine and dCMP deaminase domain-containing protein 1, whose amino-acid sequence MEGSEIRNRADPGQSWPDRDTRDSSTQTDSRVQGHSSRLSKVNMFTLLSLWMELFPQEQPEEDDHNQIRGMGLVVVRDSKVVGLHCSGPDLHAGQAAIIQHGACLADCQLYFSRRPCATCLKMIINAGVSQISFWPGDPEVSMLRSTSTNHSNSHSPPDCITEEAALDAVATEKLKSNSCPHICVLLQPLAPGMAQFVDETSRECDFMERVTGNKPGLNTEELFNRERTRHLKDFSRQFLVESSRQHREILTQMGLENFCVEPYFSNLRHNMMELVEVLAAVAAGVPQQHYGFYREQHSTPEPLLAKSSLPPRYEGLPQEMARHCIIQARLLAYRTEDPKVGVGAVIWAKGQSAGSDGTGCLYLVGCGYNAYPAGSHYAEYPQMDNKQEDRQRRKYRYIVHAEQNALTFRTRGIKPEEPTMLFVTKCPCDECIPLIRGAGITHIYTTDQDRDKDKGDISYLRFSSLKNISKFIWQRSPSVCSASSPHLGNGYVGKHSRQAEQESHSNKKLCTNRSHDSPSVS is encoded by the exons ATGGAAGGAAGCGAGATAAGGAACCGAGCCGATCCGGGCCAGTCCTGGCCAGATCGAGATACGAGAGACAGCAGCACTCAAACTGACAGCAGAGTACAAG GTCATAGCTCCAGGTTATCAAAGGTAAACATGTTTACCTTGTTGAGTTTGTGGATGGAGCTGTTCCCACAGGAGCAACCTGAAGAAGATGACCACAATCAG ATCCGTGGGATGGGTCTGGTGGTGGTGCGGGACAGTAAGGTGGTGGGACTCCACTGTTCAGGACCTGATCTCCATGCAGGACAGGCAGCCATCATCCAACATGGCGCCTGCCTGGCTGACTGTCAGTTGTACTTCTCTAGGAGACCCTGCGCTACCTGCCTCAAGATGATCATCAACg CTGGAGTCAGTCAGATCTCCTTCTGGCCCGGAGACCCTGAGGTCAGCATGCTGAGGTCCACCTCTACAAACCATTCAAACTCCCACAGTCCTCCTGACTGCATCACAGAGGAGGCCGCGCTGGACGCCGTGGCAACAGAGAAGCTGAAGTCCAACAGCTGTCCTCACAtctgtgtgctgctgcagccgCTGGCGCCCGGCATGGCGCAGTTTGTTGACGAGACGTCCAGAGAGTGTGATTTCATGGAGAGAGTGACTGGTAATAAACCAGGGCTGAACACAGAGGAACTCTTCAACAG AGAGCGGACGAGACACCTGAAGGATTTCTCCAGACAGTTCCTGGTCGAGTCGTCTCGGCAGCACCGGGAGATTTTGACCCAAATGGGTCTGGAGAACTTCTGTGTGGAGCCATACTTCTCCAACCTGAGACACAACATGATGGAGCTGGTGGAGGTTCTAGCTGCAGTGGCTGCTGGGGTGCCACAGCAACACTACGGCTTCTACAG GGAACAGCATTCGACCCCTGAGCCATTACTAGCCAAGTCCTCCCTGCCTCCTCGTTATGAGGGACTACCCCAAGAAATGGCTCGCCATTGCATCATCCAAGCCAGGCTCCTGGCTTATAGAACAG AGGACCCTAAAGTGGGGGTGGGTGCAGTTATCTGGGCCAAAGGACAGTCG GCTGGCAGTGATGGAACTGGGTGTCTGTACCTGGTGGGTTGCGGCTACAACGCTTACCCAGCAGGCTCACATTACGCCGAGTACCCCCAGATGGACAACAAACAGGAGGACCGACAGAGACGCAAATACAGATACATTGTCCACGCAGAGCAGAACGCCCTCACCTTTAG GACTCGAGGCATCAAACCGGAGGAGCCCACCATGCTGTTTGTAACTAAATGTCCGTGTGATGAGTGTATCCCTCTGATCAGAGGAGCCGGCATCACACACATCTACACCACCGACCAGGACAGGGACAAGGACAAGGGGGACATTTCCTACCTGAGGTTCAGCAGCCTGAAGAACATCAGCAAGTTCATA TGGCAGAGGAGCCCCTCAGTTTGCTCGGCGTCCTCTCCTCACCTTGGCA ATGGTTATGTTGGGAAGCACAGCAGGCAGGCTGAGCAGGAGAGCCACAGCAACAAGAAGCTGTGCACCAACAGATCCCACGACTCACCTTCTGTTAGCTGA
- the rcbtb1 gene encoding RCC1 and BTB domain-containing protein 1 isoform X2 — MVDVSKWPLFSLLNTEELATIRQACVFGISANEAIYITHGNEVFVFGLNSSSCLGTGDSLSTIVPKKLDFLRGKKAVSLSYGSGPHVLLATEDGNLFAWGHNGYSQLGNGSTNQGLSPVLVTANLQNKKVREVACGSHHSMALTEDGEVFAWGYNNCGQIGSGSTANQPYPRKVTGCLQGKTAVGITCGQTSSMALVDNGEVYGWGYNGNGQLGIGNNGNQLTPCRLIALQGLCIQQIVSGYSHCLALTDEGLLYTWGANTYGQLGTGNKSNHLSPVQIMADKERIVEVAACHSTHTSAAKTQSGQVYMWGQCRGQSIVMPHVTHFTNTDDVFACFATPSIMWRLASMEHDDFLTVAEALKKEFDSPETADLKFSVDGKCIHVHKAVLKIRCEHFRSMFRSQWSEDQQEVIEIGQFSYPVYRSFLQFLYTDTVDLPPEDAIGLLDLATSYCENRLKRLCQQIIKRGITVENAFTLLSAAIRYDAEDLEVFCFRFCVNHLTQVTQTGAFWQVDGAMLKEFISRASRCGAFKN, encoded by the exons GTATTTGTGTTTGGGTTGAACAGCAGTAGCTGCCTTGGTACAGGAGACAGTCTGAGCACCATTGTGCCAAAGAAACTGGACTTCCTGCGGGGGAAGAAGGCAGTCAGCCTGAGCTATGGCAGCGGGCCCCACGTCTTATTGGCTACTGAGG ATGGAAATCTGTTTGCTTGGGGCCACAATGGCTATAGTCAGCTGGGGAATGGGTCCACCAATCAGGGACTGTCTCCGGTGCTGGTCACCGCTAACCTACAGAACAAGAAAGTGAGAGAAGTGGCATGTGGCTCGCATCACTCCATGGCCCTCACTGAGGATGGAGAG GTCTTTGCATGGGGTTATAATAACTGTGGCCAAATTGGCTCAGGCTCCACAGCCAACCAGCCCTACCCCAGGAAAGTCACTGGCTGCCTGCAGGGCAAGACTGCAGTTGGCATCACATGTGGACAGACCTCCTCCATGGCTCTGGTCGACAACGGAGAG GTTTATGGCTGGGGCTACAATGGTAATGGACAGCTGGGTATTGGTAACAATGGAAACCAGCTGACGCCTTGCCGCCTCATTGCACTCCAAGGGCTGTGTATTCAACAG ATTGTATCAGGCTACAGCCACTGCCTGGCTCTAACAGATGAGGGGCTGCTGTATACCTGGGGAGCAAACACCTACGGTCAACTGGGAACTGGCAACAAGAGCAACCACCTCAGCCCTGTACAAATCATGGCTGATAAAGAGAG GATTGTAGAGGTCGCAGCATGCCATTCAACACATACTTCAGCAGCCAAGACCCAAAGCGGGCAG GTGTATATGTGGGGTCAGTGTCGGGGTCAATCCATTGTCATGCCGCACGTCACACACTTCACCAACACTGATGACGTCTTCGCCTGCTTCGCCACACCCTCCATCATGTGGAGGCTCGCATCTAtgg AGCATGATGACTTCCTGACTGTTGCGGAGGCTCTGAAGAAAGAGTTTGACAGTCCAGAAACGGCTGACCTTAAATTCAGCGTTGACGGCAAATGCATTCACGTTCACAAAGCTGTGCTGAAGATCAG GTGTGAGCATTTCCGGTCCATGTTTCGCTCCCAATGGTCGGAGGATCAGCAGGAGGTGATAGAAATTGGCCAGTTCTCTTACCCCGTCTACAGATCCTTCCTGCAGTTTCTCTACACAGACACTGTTGACCTTCCACCTGAGGATGCCATCG GCCTGTTGGACCTGGCCACCTCTTACTGTGAAAACCGCCTGAAACGTCTGTGTCAGCAGATCATCAAGAGAGGAATCACTGTCGAAAACGCCTTCACCCTGCTGTCTGCCGCCATACGATACGACGCAGag GACCTggaagtgttttgtttcaggtttTGTGTAAACCATCTGACTCAGGTGACTCAGACTGGAGCCTTCTGGCAGGTGGACGGCGCAATGCTCAAGGAGTTTATCAGCAGAGCTAGCCGCTGCGGAGCCTTCAAGAACTGA